The Macadamia integrifolia cultivar HAES 741 chromosome 4, SCU_Mint_v3, whole genome shotgun sequence genome contains the following window.
TTTCCACAATAAGGCCCTGCTCTCTAAAGCAGCGTGGAAGCTCTTCAGTGATCCACACTCTCACTGGGCATGTTTTATGAAGTCTGTTTACCACCCAAAATGTAGAAAAGTTCGGAAATTGGGTCTTATTTGGAAGATTGGTTTTGGGGACATGGTGAATATTTGGAGAGATAAGTGGGTGCCTTATCTGCCAAATTTTCAGTTacaaaaccctccacctccaGATTGTCCCCTTCAATGGGTCCCTGATATTATTCACCGAGACAGCCGCCAATGGAACATGATCCTACTTGATGTATGGTCCAGCCCATTCGAGGAAGTTGCTATTGCTAAGATTCCAATTTCACTTTTCCCATGTGAGGATATGCTAGTGTGGAGAGCTTCCAAAGATGGTATATTTTCTGTAAAATCATCTTATTAGTTACAATGTAATCTTCAACGCATCAAGGCCAGTAAACGCCCTTCAACCTCAAGAACTATTCGATGGGCAGCGATATCTTCTGGAGTGTGGAAAACAATATGGCAGTGTTCAGTGCCCCCGCAAAAACAAAGAATTCTTATCGGGGAAAAGATCGTCTGCAACACCAATGAGTGTCCAACGATCCGTCCAAGGGCTGGGATTGTTTGGGCACACATCCCCAAGTGTTGGGATGTGTGACCAAGccatcccaacccttggatccgTATCGTTGGATGCTCGTTGGAGCGTCAGTCGTTGGAGATGATCCAGGTCCTTCTTATGGAGGGCTTGTGCGTCAGGTCTTGCTACGGGTGAGGAATTCTTCAATTAAAGGTTGAGATGTGCTCGATGTGGGGCTGACATGGAAAATCCAGACCACATTATTTTACGTTGCCCCTTTGCTGAGGCTGTCTGGTTTGGTTGCACACTTTCATTTAAGGTTCCAACTCATGGAGATTATTCTCTCCAACGATGGATTGGTGAATGGAACAATGTTCAGATGATGAGGAAGAACCAAATCAAGGTTTTCCAAGGGCTATACTGCTTCATAGCATGGTTCCTTTAGTTGGCCCGTAATGACTTTACCCTTGGAACAAGAATTTGGACTCCTATAGAGATATTCACAACAGCCCAAGCAGCCTACTTTGAGTTCAATCATACCCAAATTTCTATTGCAGTGTTACGCTCACCCTAGCCTCCTTGCAGTTCAAGGCCTACAATTTGGATGCCCCCTTCCCAACCATACTTTAAACTAAACTGTGATGCATTTTGGAATTCTAATCATAAAAGATGTGGCATGGGAATAGTCATAAGAGATTATGAAGAGAGGATCCCTTTAGCCAAATCGGAGGTTCAAGTATTTGGAAGCATTTTGGATGGTGAAGCCTTGGCATTAAGAAGTGGTTTACTAGAGTGCATTGTGAAAGAAAATCTGTCGAATCTTTCAGATCGGcaagggaaaaagaaattttcctcttttttatttttatttttttaattttttaatacaatcATCTCCCAAAATGAAATTGGTTCTAGGTCTAATAtgtatggctctgataccacatgtTAAATTAATTCTATAGGGTTtgaatcccaaaaccctaaatcaagaGTATGAAATAATCCATAGAGAATTCTAGAACACAACTTCAAACACAAAATGAGAGATAAAGAACATACCTTGAAGGAGACAAAACTTGATGAAGAATGATAAAAATAGCAATTTCCTTAAGTGATAGAAACACTCTAAATAGGGATCTTCTGCAACCTCCCGTGAACACCAATCAATTGTCTTTCTTGTGGAGAAGAGAACAAGGTAATCCACGTAGCTAAAGGGACCCTCCTTTATATAATACATAAAGTATTGTCCCAGCCTTGGCACACTTTCACAATGTGTAGACTGACACACCTCAAACCAAACCAAGGTGACATGCCTAAACCGGCTTATATAGTCAAGAGTTCCATCATTAAGTACTGGCCCAATAATTAATCTGACCCACTATCTTTGAAAATCTAACACATTACTCAAGGTTTAAACGATATATATAACTGAATTAGATTGCTTGGAACTTATTTCTCTACTCTAGCAGCGCGACAAAGCAGGCCGGTTATCAATTCAACCGATTATTACAGATATCCACCATCTTGtcctttattttattcaatGTCACTTCTCCTCTATTCCTAGAGAAGCCAACTATGTGGCAGATACTCTAGCCAGGAAGGCACTGTTTGTTGCATGTACGACAGTTTGGTCGTGCTTCACTCCTTGGTTGAAGGAATCCAGTAATCCCTCTACCTCGTGTTCCTCACATGCTTATAAATGAAAtgatatttaccaaaaaaaagtattgCACCCTCTCCACTCAAAACTTAAGATTATAATCAAGCTAATGCCTACTgctttttatttgtttactaTAGAAGTTCCCtgggtaaaaagaaaaaaagaagcaatgtTGAACTTTGTCATAACTGGATATGATTTTCAGTTCATTGCTATTCTGACACTGATGTTGCTGAGTATTTGTTTAAAGGAAGCCTCAGATTGATTCACTCATAAATTATCTCTGTCATGGTCTGCCAAGCCACCTCAACTTCCTAAGGTAACCACAATTTACTGCAACTTCAAAGACTAGAATGAGTTCATTGAGTGAATGTTAACTTGCAATTCTGTTTATATAAGTGAGATATCTTCATTTCACAAGCCATTAAATGAGTAGTTCCATGTGATTTTTTGGGCATATTTCTAATCAACTACTTCTTAAATGAATGATCATGTGCAATTGTCAATTGAGAATCTCGGGTTTCAGTTCTAACATATGATTACTTAATTTTAGTTGGAAAAGAGTCTCTTATCAAAGGCATTCCACATCGAAAAGCTCTAGACATATCCTCCTCCACGTCCTAAAAGAAACCAAGCAATCCATATCCTCGAAAGATCAGCACAGGGCCTCCTCAGTCTTCTTTGTCAAGGATGAAAACTTTAGACCTCTTCTCAACAAGCGAAAtgcaaaaagaataaaaaaatttcaaggcATGTCCCTTTGAAATTTGTGGATGAAAGGGGCTATTAATTTCTTTATGAGATGTATCATGCGTGATTGCATACGGAATTGATAATTTTCACTTTAATAGATTTATACTTGTGAGAATGGAAGTTGAATAATAGATTTTAATGCATTCAATGGATGAGTAGATCATagatgttttattattatttcttactTGGGATATAGATCATGTAAGGAGGTGCGATTTGGTTTGATACAATGCAATGATTAAAATAACACTACATGTCAtaaatttcaccacttgtatgAATCTTTAGCTGAAACATGTAGAGTACTTGGAGAATCCCCAAGAAATGGTGGTTTGAATCCATCGATATTCATTAATTGTTattaagtttaatttttttacccaCTTAGGTCACATGATGTGGATTGGTTCTATaaagaaataggaaaagaaaataaattatttctctaaaaaaattattggtGCTCAATATGTTTTCTATTTGTTTGGGGAATATCTCTCTCTAGATATTAGGATTTGAAacgttttttcttttcttttcttttttattttttattttaatggtaCAAGATCCATCTTTATCTCTGAAATTTTGTTTGGTTAGACTAAATTAATTGagatggttttgattttattgatttttaccCTAAAGATCTATTTGATTGTATTATAATGTATATGTGCATTTCTTTTGTTAAGGTACCCTGAGCTCTTGGAATATATTTGATTAATTTGGGAAGGATTTGTTTGGTCTAGTAAAACTTATATTTGTTCGTTTGCACTGCCTTCACAGTAGACACTTAACTTTGTAGGAAAGTTATTATTGGTTTATCTTATGAAAGGAAAGCATTTTGTAAGAATCTATTCAATATCATAGAGAAGGCAACATCAATTCCATTTAAGTCAAGGTATTTGACCAATAAATTTTTCGACATGCTAGCTTATGTGataagtggggggggggggggggggtggggggtgggggggggggggagaacatTTAAGTTACAGTGCCTTCCCAACAAAATTTAATTGGTGTTcagtatttatttaattttaacgAAATCATAAAGAAGGCAACGTAAGATCCATTCGTGTCACCATTTGAATCAGTTCCCCTAGATGAACATCAACACTTAGAACATATGGCCAAAAAACTCCAACAAACTAGGTCAAGTTGTTTGTAATAAAAGTCCATTTGTGTTtacaatttctttttctcttaaaattaATGTGGATAATAGAGGAGGCATAGTATGATCCACTAGGGTTTGGCCATTTGGCCCATATAAATTTTCAATATGTCAGCTCATGtgacaagtgaaaaaaaaaaaaaaaaaaaaaactgaagtcAAGTTGTTTGAATGAATGAGAAATACTGAACCCTTTTCGTGACAAAGATGGAAAATCAATTTCATCTATTAATGCTTCAACATTTCTTGAAAGGAGTGTCGAGCGTATTAAGGATACATGTCAAGAGCATTTAAGTTTTCAGttttccattcaaattttaaataaaggGTTGTGATATTCCATACTTGCAGGCATGTGCATAGCAATCCGTTTGATCCGTTTGATATCCTCTCCTGTAGGCGGTTGAAGGGTTAATGATACGGCCGTGGCCAACACGGATAAAGAGACCCTTGAAGAAGAGATCTCGAGCTTTGAAAATAGATTTCAATCCTCAAGAGGCATTGCGAGGGCAAGTGGCATGGAGGAAGTCACATGAGGGGAAGTATTTTGCTTTCATCAGGCGCCCCATAGGGAGTCACTTGGGGACAGGAGTTCCCATGCTTTTTTAGGCAGAGAGAGATTCATGTTGGTGGATAGcctaaatttttttaaagtttaaaatttgaatgaaaCCGTGTAATCTTACCCCATCTTTATAGTTGTACAGTTGTAACAATAAAACCTCAAATTCTATATAAAACAATACATTCCTCCTCAAAAATGAAGGAGAGAATTTCAAATCCGATCTCATTgtttttacatggtatcagatgACATGCGTTCTTAACATGAGACTTTCATGTCTATCTCCTTGGCCACCACCTTTGCTacctcttcctccctctcttctcccatGCCAACATCTTACTTTGAAACTTACAGCTGATAACTTTCTTCTCTGGTGCATGCAGCTGTACCCGCTTCTTCGCAGCCATGACCTTCTTGGATTCATTGATGACAACTCTACTTCTCCTTCACCTATTATCACTCTTGCCGATTTGACAACCCCCACAACCAATTCGGCATATGTGGACTGGGTTAGCAAGGATCAGATGGTGATGAGTTGGTTGTTTAACACCTGATGTCCTACCTTATGTCGTTGGACTCACTACTGATGCTGAGGTATGGACTGCCCTTCAATGGCCTTTAGAACTCTATCTCACATGAGTATTCTCTAGTTGCATATGTAGGTTCAAAAAACTTCCAAGGGGGATAAGACTGTCTCTACCTACCTTAAAGAAGTCAAATATATTGCTGACCAATTGGTTGCATCCAACAAACCTCTCTCCAATGAGGAAATGTATGCCAATGTATTTCGTAACCTAGTTTTGGACTTCAACGACGTTGTGGCTGCTCTTGCCACCAAATCTAAAGCCATTTTTTTGTCAGACTTGCATCGCCTTTTTATCAGCCATGAGTTGCGACTAAAGGCCGCTCAAATTGTAGTTGAGGCTAATGCTCATCAGGTGCGATTACACGATATTGCTCCTCACCATAATGGTAATTTAGCTTCTCCCTCCCTTAAAGGTCACACTTATCCTTTCCGTGGCCCAAATCAAAGATCTCGCAAGAAAGAGAAATGCCAAATTTGTGTTAAGGTCAACCACACCACCCATTGGTGTTTCTACCAGTACACATAATCTTCCATCATAGTTGCCACACTGGTTGCTCACATGACCGGTATTATCCTAACTCCTGGATCTCAAGTATTGTCTTCCCATGGAAATAGGATAATGAATTCCTAACACGATAGCCACACACCACATCACACCTGATTTTTCCTCCCTTGACACTGCATCAAACTCCACGGGTACCGATACTTTGCGCACGAGTAATAGTATTGGTCTTCCAATCCGCCATATTGGATCATCTATGCTTGTTCACCATTCTAATACCCCCTTTAAATTTTCCAATGTTTTACATGTTCCAACCATCACTAAAAATCTTCCTTTTGTTCATCATCTCACCAAAGATAACTAttgtttttttgaattttatcctTACCACTTTGTTGTGTGTGATCAATTAACGAAGGTGCCACTACTCCAAGGGGATCTTAGAGATGGGTTGTATCGGCTACCAACTTTACAACCTCCCACCAAAGCTCCCGCTAAACAGGTACACCTTAGCGAACGTGCTCCTGTCAATACTTGGCATGCTCGTTTGGGCCATTCCCATAATCGTCTTGTTCCCCATTTGCTCTATGCTAATTCCTTATCACATTCCTATCCTACCCCCACACCATgttcttcttgttttttgggAAATTGCATAAGGTCTCTTTGCCTTTCACTGGGAGTGCTAACATAAGACCATTAGATTTGATGTTCACTAATGTTTGGGGTACAACCCATGTCCCTTCACTTGCtggtcataaatattttttagttattattgatgatttttcaaagtttacTTGGTTTTATCCTATGTCTAACTGATTTGaagtttattctctttttgctcAATTCAAACGTATGGTTGAACGACAATTTTCCACACCCATTAAAGCTATCCAATCATATTGGAGTGGGGAGTATAGGAGGTATAATTCATTTTTAACTCAATGTGGCATCATTCATCAAGTTGCATGCCCCCACACTCATGAACAGAATGTGGTTGCTGAACAAAAAATTCGACATATTGTCGACAATGGACTTACCTTGTTGGCTCATGCTTCCCTCCCTCTCAAATTTTGGAACTTTGTTCTTGAAACCACAATGTTCTTGATTAATCATCTACGAACTACAATTCTAAATAATAAAAACCCATATGAAATCTTATTTCAGCGTATACCTGATTACAAATTCCTTAAAGTTTTCTGCAGCCTTTCCCCTACTTCGTTTGTATAATTCTCACAAATTTTCATTTCGAACTATCAAGTGCATTCTTTTGGGATATAATCCAAATCATATGGGGTACCGTTGTTGGGATTACATGACAGGTTGAATTTATATTGCAAGGCACGCCTCCTTCATTGAGACAAAGTTTCCTTATGTTAATATTTTCCTGCCCTCATCAACCCACTCATCGGACCCCTTCCCATGGCTTACAATTACCACTAGCCTGGGTATCTCTCCACCCCTCCCAACCCCATTACCTATTCACCCCAACCCATCATTAATGATATAGTGGACAATGCTATTAACCATGCACATCCTTTACCTTCTCTAACAGATGATGTAGTTGTTCCTCCTTCATCATCATAAGATCCTGCTCCACTTAGCCATTCTCATCCTATGAAGCTATGGTCCAACCCGAGGCCAACGACCAGATATCCATTGCCGCCAGTATCACTTACTATATGCTCTACAAATATAGAACCAACCACTTTCACTGAGGCCAATAAATCTGCTAATTGAAAGTAGGCTATGTTACAAGAACTTAAGGCCTTGTTGTGGAATGGCACGTGGACTTTGATTCCTCCGTCACCCACCCAAAATATTGTTGGTTTGAAATGGGTGATAGAATTGAAAGGAAACGGGGTGGATCTATTGATCGTCATAAGGCACTCCTTGTGGCCAAAGGTTATAACCAACAGAAGGGCATTGACTATAGCGAAACTTTCAGCCCGGTTGTTAATCCCACTACAGTCGGTCTGGTTCTTTCTATTGCCATGGCTCAGAAAGGGTCCCTTCGCCAGTTGGATGTTAGCAATGCATTTCTCCACGGCACGCTAACAAAACACGTTTATTTCTCTCAGCCATTGGGTTTTGTTGATCCCGACCACCAACAACATGTTTGTAAATTACATGAATCCCTCTATGTCCTTAAACAGGCTCCAAGGCATGGTTTAATTGGTTGAGCATGTTTCTATCAACCTTAGGTTTTGAAGGTTCTAAGACAGACACCTCTCTATTCATTCTCAAAGGTCCATCCATTGCATCTACATTTtggtctatgttgatgacatagtGCTTTCTGGGTCATATGATAAATTGGTTGACCAAGTTATTGCCTCTCTAAGCAAAGAGTTTGTAATTCGTGATCTAGGTAACTTACATTACTTTTTGGGCATTGCAGTGTTGTTTCACCCTTAAGGAATCATTCTCTCTCAATAGTGACATATTATGGATTTGTTGAAATGTACTAGTATGGATGGTGCAAAATCAATACACAATCCAATGGTATCTTTTACCAGGTTGTCATGCAACTCTGGGACACCAATGGTTGACACATCTCTTTATCGTAGTGTTGTTGGCGCCTTAAAATATGCCACTCTCACAAGACTTGATATATCATTCTCTTTTAACAAGGTATGTCGGTTTCTTTATGCACCAACAGAGGAGCATTGGCAAGCCGTCAAGCATATTCTGTAATATCTAAAAGATATTGCAGCACATGGTTTTCTCATCTCTAAAACAACATTGCAATGCTTGATGGCATTCTCTGATGCTAATTGGGCAGGCTGCATTGATGATCGCAAGTCCACGAGTGGATTTGCAATTTTTATGGTTGTGAATCTTATATCCTGGTTGGCTAAGAAGCAACCAATCATTTCTTGGTCTTCAACTGAATCTGAATATCGAGCTCTAGCCAATACCACTACCGAACTTGTTTGGCTCACCTCCCTTGTACAAGAGCTTGATATTCAAGATTCTCAACCTCCTATTCTATGGTGCGAAAACTTGGGTGCTACTCATCTCAAAGTAAATTCATTGTTCCTTGCTCGCACCAAGCATATTAAGGTGGATTTTCACTTCATCCGTCATTTTGTCCAACAGGGGGACCTCAGGGTCAAGTTCATCTCTACCAAATATCAATTGGCAAATATCTTCACTAAGCCACCCTCCACCACTTGATTTCACTTCTTGCATAGCAAGCTGAAGAACTGAAGCTCTGCCAACACCCACCTTCAGCTTGAGGGGGGCTATTAAGGATACGTTTCAAGAGCATTTAagttttcaatttttcattcaaatttcaaaattttaaatgaaactGTGTCATCTTATCCCATCTTTATAGCTGTACAATTGCAATAATAAAAAACCTATGTAGCTTATTCCTTTGTAAAATCAAATTCTATATAAATCAATACAATCCTCCTCAAAAATTAAGGAGAGAATTTCAAATCCAATCTCATTGTTTTTATAAAGCGTAACAAGCCCATTTGAAATACGGATGGTAAGAGTAATTGTGCGAAAAAGGAATCACTACCTTAATGGAAATTTTGTTTGATGATGCTTTTCAGTTTTTTCTCATATTGATTTGAGTGTTTTTTATGACCAATGAATCTATTGATGATAAAAGAGTCAATATATTTTCATATCTAAATAGATTTTTAGTCAGATTTACTCTTTCCTAAAATATTATAGTTTCTTCACTTTTTTCTACTTTtggggatgatttttttttttttaatattaccAGGTTAGTAGAGAATGCTTCATAGTGTCCACTCAGGTTGGCATTAAGACAGATCCCTCAGTCAACGTATCAATTCATATGACAATTGgcaaaggaatttttttttatttaattttcctttCAAACCACCATTAACATTAGATATggtctttattttttctgtgaTAAAAGAAAGCATTGTAGGATCCATTAAAGTCGGCATTTGGATCAGTTTCCCTAGTCAACACACATTGGCTATCAGCCGCCGAAATTACAGTCCTATTCTCTGGCACATTGCAATCCTTTAAGG
Protein-coding sequences here:
- the LOC122076291 gene encoding uncharacterized protein LOC122076291; amino-acid sequence: MENPDHIILRCPFAEAVWFGCTLSFKVPTHGDYSLQRWIGEWNNVQMMRKNQIKLYPLLRSHDLLGFIDDNSTSPSPIITLADLTTPTTNSAYVDWVSKDQMVQKTSKGDKTVSTYLKEVKYIADQLVASNKPLSNEEMYANVFRNLVLDFNDVVAALATKSKAIFLSDLHRLFISHELRLKAAQIVVEANAHQVRLHDIAPHHNGCIDDRKSTSGFAIFMVVNLISWLAKKQPIISWSSTESEYRALANTTTELVWLTSLVQELDIQDSQPPILWCENLGATHLKVNSLFLARTKHIKVDFHFIRHFVQQGDLRVKFISTKYQLANIFTKPPSTT